The Streptomyces albofaciens JCM 4342 genome has a segment encoding these proteins:
- a CDS encoding succinate dehydrogenase iron-sulfur subunit, giving the protein MSTSTLEKHSKALDAAEDGASHTITITLRIRRFNPEVSEDATWQDFQLEMDPKERVLDALHKVKWEQDGTLTFRRSCAHGICGSDAMRINGKNRLACKTLLKDINPEKPITVEAIKGLTVLKDLVVDMEPFFQAYRDVMPFLITTGNEPTRERLQSAEDRERFDDTTKCILCAACTSSCPVFWNDGQYFGPAAIVNAHRFIFDSRDEGGEQRLEILNDKDGVWRCRTTFNCTDACPRGIEVTKAIQEVKRALITRRF; this is encoded by the coding sequence ATGAGCACCTCCACCCTCGAAAAGCACTCCAAGGCCCTGGACGCGGCCGAGGACGGCGCCTCGCACACCATCACGATCACGCTGCGGATCCGCCGGTTCAACCCGGAGGTCTCCGAGGACGCCACCTGGCAGGACTTCCAGCTGGAGATGGACCCGAAGGAGCGCGTCCTGGACGCCCTCCACAAGGTCAAGTGGGAGCAGGACGGCACGCTGACCTTCCGGCGTTCCTGCGCACACGGCATCTGCGGCTCGGACGCCATGCGGATCAACGGCAAGAACCGCCTGGCGTGCAAGACGCTGCTGAAGGACATCAACCCGGAGAAGCCCATCACGGTCGAGGCCATCAAGGGCCTGACGGTCCTCAAGGACCTCGTGGTGGACATGGAGCCGTTCTTCCAGGCGTACCGGGACGTGATGCCGTTCCTGATCACCACCGGCAACGAGCCGACGCGCGAGCGCCTGCAGTCCGCCGAGGACCGCGAGCGCTTCGACGACACCACCAAGTGCATCCTGTGCGCCGCGTGCACGTCCTCGTGCCCGGTGTTCTGGAACGACGGCCAGTACTTCGGCCCGGCGGCGATCGTCAACGCGCACCGCTTCATCTTCGACAGCCGTGACGAGGGCGGCGAGCAGCGGCTCGAAATCCTCAACGACAAGGACGGCGTCTGGCGCTGCCGTACGACCTTCAACTGCACGGACGCCTGCCCGCGCGGCATCGAGGTCACCAAGGCGATCCAGGAGGTCAAGCGCGCGCTGATCACGCGTCGCTTCTGA